In the genome of Actinobacillus genomosp. 1, the window CAGCTTAACACCGCTTGAGCGTGAAGTGGTACAAATTACTGCGGCAATCGTAAACGGCTGCGGATTCTGTGTTGCCGGCCATACCAAAATTGCTTTAAAAGCGTTAAACGCACCGAAAGAAATCGTTGATCAAATTCGTGCAACCGCACGCATCTCAGATCCGAAATTAGATACATTAGCTCGTTTCACGCTTGCAGTAATGCTACAAAAAGCAAAATTAACCGAAGCACAATTGAATGAATTCTTTGCTGCCGGTTATAACCAACAAAGTGCAATTGAAGTGATTTTAGGTGTGAGTTTAGCGACATTATGTAACTACGCAAATAATATCGCCGAAACACCGATTAATCCTGAATTACAAGACTTTGCATAGTCTTCATAAGGTGCGCAATGTCGCACCTTTTTCTTTTCTATTTCTAACCAAACGCCTCAACTAAAAAGCAAAGCAATGATCTGCTCGATCATTAGTTTGAGCGGCAGGTTATTCATTCCACGCTAATGTCATTAGCCATTCAATTAACACCGCCAAACGCTTTGGAATAAATTGGCGTTGAGGGTAAATAATCCAAAGAGGACGAGTTGGGGTTTGTAGCTCCGTTAAAATCGGTACAAGCTCGCCACGTTCTAAATAAGGGCGAAGCATCAGATCTGGCATTTGCACAATGCCAAGCCCTGAAAGAACAGCAAATAATAGGGCGTTTGAGTCATTTACTTGTGTAGCGTGGGTGTTTTTAAATTGTTCAACTTCCTCTGACTGCTCAAGAAATTTCCACGGCATAATTTTCCCCTGCTGACCTGAAACATAATGCACAACGTGATGTTGTGCTAAATCTGCTAAAGTTTCAGGTGTGCCGTGTTGGGCAAGATAACTTGGCGAGGCACAAGTTTGCATTGCCACATTGGCTAAACGGCGGGCGATATAGCTGGCATCAGCCAGCTCGCCTAATCGAAGGGTGCAATCTAAACCGTCATTAACTAAGTTACTCAACTGATCGCTTACCGTGATCACCAGCTGGATTTCTGGATACAGGCGTTGAAAGTCGGACAATTTAGCAATCACAAAAGGGGCGACAACAGTCGGCATTTCAATGCGTAATTTGCCTTTTGCCTGCTGGCTCACGCCTGATAAATCCTGAAATGTTTCTTCCAACTCGGCTAATAAAAATTGCGCTTTTTCATAAAAGGCTTCGCCTTCTGCGGTTAATTTTAGGCTACGAGTGGTGCGGTTAAGCAGACGTAAACCAAGCTGATTTTCCAAATACTTCACGGCTTTGGAAACCGCTGAAACGTGTAAATTTAGCTGATCTGCCGCTTTGGAAAAACTGCCTGTTTCCACCACGTGAGTAAAAACTTGTAAGGTTTGGATTCTGTCCATTTTGTGTTCTCTTTTGCAAAAAAATTACAAATTCTGACCGCTTATATGTA includes:
- a CDS encoding LysR family transcriptional regulator; amino-acid sequence: MDRIQTLQVFTHVVETGSFSKAADQLNLHVSAVSKAVKYLENQLGLRLLNRTTRSLKLTAEGEAFYEKAQFLLAELEETFQDLSGVSQQAKGKLRIEMPTVVAPFVIAKLSDFQRLYPEIQLVITVSDQLSNLVNDGLDCTLRLGELADASYIARRLANVAMQTCASPSYLAQHGTPETLADLAQHHVVHYVSGQQGKIMPWKFLEQSEEVEQFKNTHATQVNDSNALLFAVLSGLGIVQMPDLMLRPYLERGELVPILTELQTPTRPLWIIYPQRQFIPKRLAVLIEWLMTLAWNE
- a CDS encoding carboxymuconolactone decarboxylase family protein — its product is MSKFQIHTIETAPEASQEALKAVKQANGFIPNLIGVLANAPTALETYRTVSGINGRNSLTPLEREVVQITAAIVNGCGFCVAGHTKIALKALNAPKEIVDQIRATARISDPKLDTLARFTLAVMLQKAKLTEAQLNEFFAAGYNQQSAIEVILGVSLATLCNYANNIAETPINPELQDFA